atgtgttgttTAAATTTATCCTACACGCCTTGctattgaataaatattttattgttgagAAAAGCAATTACATAAAcaaattcatttcaattttagCAGATAGTCAATGGGAAAACactcaatattattattatttgcaaATAGGTAGCGAAAGATATTCTCTTTAACCTTTTAGTGACTCTTGCACCGAGTGTTAAGTGTTTGTAAAATCTATTCAAAGTAGTTACAATTTAGCATTGCACTATGttgaatattttacattttaacaaaGTTGCATCGAATTGGGGGTATATTAggttaaataaagaaatacaaaaatatggtttatcgtaaaaatgaaacaaacaTTTTAGGTATTAATGAAACTATATTTTATCctattaaatgcatttatggGCTCAAGTGCAAATGCTATCCAAACACGGAACGCAAAAAATGCATAACAATTTGTAAACACAACGTCATCGAATTGAATAAGATACTTGCTTTTGCACTTGCACTTGCCCTCCCACACatatcgttgttgttgtttttattgttatgcATTAGATTTAGAAGCTggataaacaaattaaagtcAAGCCCccttttgctgttgttgttgctgtttgtttATGGGGTTATTAGTGATGTTGTTATTATTGCATTATTGCAATGCTCGATTGTTTACACGCGAAACCGAAAAACGAAAGCCCCAgagaaaaacaacagcaacaactgaAATATCAGGAACCGCAGaaaagataataataaaatcagcaaacaaatcaattttcgactgcagttgctgttgtctaaaaatatataatgccGAAAACCGCCAGTTGGCAACGTCTGTTTATAAGGCGGAAGAATAAATCCGTTCTTGTCCTCAATTCAAATTAGTTTTTGAGTTGCCTAATCGCTAATTGATAAGGTTTCCTTTTTAACCTCTTCTCTTTTTCAGATCGATGGTCAACTGGTTACGGACTCTTCGGACGCATCGCATCAATTTCCGTCCGACGAGGAGCCCAATATTCTGGGGCATGGACCCAACTATGACGAGAAGTTGTCCAAATTCAAATGGCTCTGCAATTTCGATGATGTGAGTTAACCCACACGATCTTGGGGGTCAATTTGGCGGCAATTGTCGCGCACTCAGAATTTTAATTGATCGCAAATTGTATTTGGCGAATTGACAAAAAGCCACAATCAGGGACAAATGCGAGTTCAAGCCATCGCGAATTTATATCaaatgtttttctgtttttcatcGATTTACATGGCGTTTTAACTCTGACTTTTGGCTTATTGTTATCGTCATATGACCAAAGACCAAAGCGATCGCTCGTTGTAAAATGGCCAAAACGCCGAAATATGTGAAATCCGCCATGGCGGTCGAGTTGGCAGCAATTGCTAAATAATACAATTAGACAACAAACAAACCCACCAAATGCCAACTGAATCAAGGTCGCGACCagcaacaaataaaaagcTTTACAGcgggtatttaatatttaaatagcgctggcaaataaaaagaagCCACTGTTTTGGAGGTGTATACTGTTGTATGTTACATGTCTGTGAAAATCCCCAAGTCATCGAATTTCTGGGATTTTTTGGAGCCCTACTGGTAAAAAGCTCTCGAAAcaattccatttattttgaacAAGTTCCCAAGCAATTTTAAACCAGACTTAAAGTGGgcttgaaaatataattgcttCCGATTCAAAGTCATAAATACGATTTAATttggtattattattatactttTTACAAGTGTATGTTACCTACAAATGTTAATctcatttataaaataaaaaattaaaaaaaattttttttttcccaaaTGCCTCACCTAgtctttttttacatttaaaacatttctcTACAAGATTCCTAACTAGAAAAATTGGattaattagttttatttatttttaattgaacaaAATGAAAAGCTTTTTCGACTTTGATTGGGCGGGATGCCAGAGCCAAAAGGTTTCCTCCATTTGTTTTaacgtttctattttttgtgcttttctttgttttattttcaatgcTGCGCATTCGATTTGCATGTCTTATCGGCTTGGAAAAATTCGTATTTATTTGGAATGTTTATTCAATTgtgtttggtttatttttcgaTGCAGGCCCCCAGTCACTTGAAGTTCAACCCTTATATCCGCCGAGGTTACCGCACATTCCTATCCAACAAGCTGTGCTTGCAGAGCATTTTTTGGTGGACCAATGAGACGGTAAGATACTATATTAATTCTGTCTATCTTAATGTTAAGTAAAATTTAGATCCTAGAACCTGatagatattttttagattttaattaaagttttttctttttatagatCAATATCTGGAGCCATTTGGCCGGGTGTATCCTGTTCATTGGCTTGACGATCTTCGACCTTCAATTCCTGCGCCTCCACGCCTCCTTGAGCGACCAGATCCTGGTGGTCTGTCTGCTGGTTTGCTTCTGCCTCTGCATGCTGATGTCCGCCATATACCACATATTCTCCTGCAAATCGGAGGAGCATTATGAGTTATTCCTATCCGTGGACTTCCTGGGCATCTCGCTGTCGCTGGTGGCCATCTATATCAGTGGAATGTACTACGCCTTCTGGTGCCACACCTTCCTGCGCACCCTGTACTCCACGATTGCCCTGGGCATGTTCGCCCTGGCCATTGCCGTGCAGATTCCCCGGCTGAATGTGTCCATGAACGCCAAGGTGtcggtgctgctgctgtggtccGCCTACGGGATTATTCCGCTGGGCCACTGGGCGGTGGCCATGGGCGGCCTGGAGAACGAGCTAGTCAGGGTAGgtaccataaaaaataataaaataatcaaaaattcggattagaaaaaaatttcaaaaatctgctttcacaaaaaaaaaatgatttgacaaaatataacttttttcattgaaacattttcaattcgaattcatcttttattttatgaatacaagattttataaaattttgaacaaaacaactatttatttatttaatttaaaataacaatttccGTTTTTAATAGAAATCTTGAAAGGCAACTGAATGTATTCtaactcttttcaaaataCGACTTTTTAAGACTTCATGTATTTCGaaaaaaagcttttatttatatttatgattttaaaatgtttttttgggacttaaaaaggtatttaaaaaggCTGACTAAATTTCTTAGAACtcttatttattaaatccactttttttaatcaatgaaTTATTCAACCTTTGCAGCTGATGGTGCCCCGTATCGTGGTAATGTACTTGCTCTGCCTCGTCGCCTTCGTTTTCTACGCGGCCAAAATCCCGGAGCGCTGGTTCACCGGCAAGGTGGACTTTGTGGGACACTCGCACAACTGGTGGCACCTGATCATTGTGGCGGCCTTCTACCACTGGCACAACACCGGACTGGTCTATGCCGAATATCGCCTGAATAACGGCTGCAGTGCCCCCGTTCTCGCCTGAGATTTGAGATCGTAAATCCAAGATCCGAGGAGCGGAAATGGCAGCGAAAACGGAAATGGGACTCTAGTAGACTCTAGCCTAGTGTAAATAGTTTATGGGGCGCGCTTTATCCGCTAATAACTAATAtttagttgtagttgttgaCCGATATGATTAATTTATGTGTAACTTACCGATTAGTTAGGGTTTCGTGTTATGTTAGTCAATCCAAAGAGTTGGCTTCGCACGAGCGGAATGATGGTTTCTCTCTTTACTTCctaattcatttcattttaaaatacaatgtCTTTGAAATTGCATGTGTCTTGAGCTGAAGCTGTGTTAGTCTTGTTGACTCGATTTTTACAAATactttaaatgcaaatataaTATGAAAAGTACAAAACAAGTTGAGCTGATGTATTTATTGCTATTATCGCTATTCAGTTTGTATTTGACTTGGTTGGTTTTCGTCTTATCTGTAGTTACACTTGATCATAGATCATTTgtgaattttaaacttttagattttttaaaacttaacgACTGTTAAGTTAACAGTGGTGGTTAGCGAATACACCATACTAGCTTAGCAAAGACATCCATCTGTCGATGATGTCGATAGTTTCGCTACCGAGTCACAAATGGTAACCCtagttttgttttgaaatgtAGTAGATGGCGTGTTAAAACGCTATGTTAGCCAAGATTTTTGGGATTGTGAAACATTATTGTTTTTAGAAGGGTTTATATTAAGgttttaattgatattttatcaccACCTTGAGATCCAAAACATATCAAAAATTTCTAGATGGCGTGTTAGATCTAACATTCCAGTGATCCGAACACCCCGAAGTTATCAATAgctttcaataaaaagtaaGAGTCTCGGCTAAGAATTCCACTGGATCTTAGGGGAGTATTCTTTGAGACTTGTTAGTTATTACTCTCTGAGTTAATGACGGAGATGGGTTACGTATAACTGCCACTTACTTTTGCTTACGTTTTGACGCTTACGTTTTGACACTTACGTTTCTTGGTGATGggacaaaaacatcgatgtttctagAAAATTgtaacatcgatgtttctatGTTTTCATCGATGTTTCCATGTTTCGCCACctctaacaacaacaactttcggctctctctcgctctcctcTCTGAGTTAATGACGGAGAGCCGGTGTTACGTATAACTTACACTTACGTATAACTGCCACTTACGTTTGCTTACGTTTTGACGCTTACGTTTCGACACTTACGTTTCCTGGTGATGGGACAAAAACATCGATTGTtgcaaaaacatcgatgtttctagaaaattttaaaaccgaTGTTTCCAACGATGTTTCTGTGTTCCCACCTCCACCAGCACCGatccaaaacaaatcaaaaaaactcGGACGGTTATCAAGCGCGGACTTGCGCGCTCGAGAAATTCGGAGCGGaccgaaataaatatttttttctgaacCAAAAATCGGATTATAGTGACCGACAAATAGGAGCTTGATTTCTCGTTAATTAGTTTCAATTGGGCGAAAACAAAAAGGAGCCAAACGattacagcaacaacagcgagaAATGGAAAGAAGAGGCAGCAACTGAGCAGTGATCGTATGCTTGTATGCTCTATCTCCCTctaagtgtgtgtgtttgtgctggAATGGAATGCAgttacgaaaaaaataaataaataattgagaGCGCCCGCGCTCCGCTCTCTCCCtgcgcgcgtgtgtgtgtgtgccagtgTGAGTGTCTCCATTATCGCCGGAGTAAAAGAAACGGAATGAAATGTCTTTGCTAATGTAAACAGCGCAAAGAGAAACCCCCCGAAAAAGAAGCTGAAGTAGATAGcaaaaagcaagaaaaaacGCGCGACgggtgaaaataaaacaaaagttttctcAGACTCCcagtacacagagagaaaaaacgCCCAAAATGCCGAATCTGCAACAAACCGCTTCGCAATCGCAGCACCACCTGCATCCCCACCACCTGCGGccccaccagcagcaacaacagcaacagcaccaCAGCGATTTCCCACTTCCCGATGGCTGGGATATTGCCAAGGATTTCGACGGCAAGACCTACTACATAGACCACATCAACAAGAAGACAACCTGGTTGGACCCAAGAGATTGGTAAGTgttcctaaaaaaaatatacacaaatattattaaaatggtaATCAAAAACATATGCCTGATCCCTTTAAATTTATCTCATAACTGGTTAAGCTTgctaaatatttcaaagtctTAATCAAAgttcaaacaaaaaatcagTTGGAAATTTActaatgttaaaaaaagacCAACTTCACTtaaactttttgaaaattccAACCCTTTATAACCAAACAGCActaagtttataaaaaatgatgttcaaaaatcgacaaaaaatcaatttctaATACATTTTAGGGCCTACACAAtctaaattcttaaaaatactgACACGATTGGCTAATAAGAGTGTTTTGTGGGTCTAGTTTTAGctcaaaataaacttttttttacaaattgccCGCTTACAACAGTACTAAACTCAGGTGAGAGAGCGGCAGTTCGCTGAATCAGGAAGCTTGGGCAAACAAGCTGAAAAAACCCATATAAATTCCGATTCCGAAGCGCTCTTGAACCGGAAAGAAAAGGTGCGTGCTGCAGCTGTGTGTTGTGCGCGCTTGTGTGTGTAAAGGAATGCGATCGGTGGAGGcaacaagaaagaaaaaaaaataaaataaggcaAGAGGCAGCAgcgaaataaattacatattttaaacaagGCAACGGCAGCAGGCAAAACAAAACGGAACGGGGAAAAAACTTGGAGTAAACATTCCGATTCGATGATTAAGACTCCAAATataactgaactgaactgagagtggcaacaaacaaaaaatgaattgTAAAGGCAAAAAGGCAAGAAAAAAAGTCAGGAAAACGAGAGagcaaaagttaaataaagcTCGGCGAATGAtctgcaaaaaaaaggaaaacaaaaccaacaaaCTCATACGTAATGAGTGCGAGAGAGCCAGaagagagcgagcgagagagctGCGATCAGGCCATGTATCTCATAGATACATTTTAGTTTGCCGTTCGCTCACATTTTTTGTCTTGCCTCTCGCTCTTTCCCTTGCCTGTTGCCTTCTGCCCCGGTCTCCGTCTCTGTCTCTCGCTTTGCCCATAAACAATTGCAAAATGTACGTAGGAATTTTTGCAGTTTCGAAATAATTGATTTCCGAAATTCTTCGCCCTCTCGCTCAATCTTTCGATTTTTCACAGAGAAGAAAAAGTAGAGCGgtattaaatggattttatatatcaattattatattttttagtttttaatataatttattttatgtatttttatttgtaattatatgTAAAATCATCAGAAATGATCATAATTTCATATCTGTATTTCTTACTGAGCATTTTCATCTGTATTCGCCTTATTGTTTCAGTTCGTTTGAGGCTGTGTGCGCTTCACGCTTTCAATTAACACAAACATTCCCTTTGTTTGTTTCAAATTGCATGGACATTGTTGAAAATGTTTCACTGAATTAAGCGTTGTGGAATTTCAGCATTTCTCCCTGTCCCTCCGCTCGCCTTtgaaaatgaaacgaaacatCTGCGCATTTGCTAGGGTTATGCATCAAGTAGATTATATATGCACACATGTCGTAGGAATGTCTGCCAGTGGGCACACAAAGCAACGATCTATGTGCGTTCCGGTTTCAGGGTTATAGACATTTCGAATCTGAAGGATTTTCAGGGCTCTAATTGCGTCGTTATAATTTATGTGACCCATTTCAAGTCTtcttcattaattttttgatatattaattgtatattttagaaatacaaaatatttctttcttttcccctGCTTATTCAATAGTTTGCTGAATCTATTCAATACATTTCAACATGGTTTCACCATCCGCAtttagcaaacaaaaatgtcCAAAGTTTTACTCCCTTATTGGTATTTTGCGAGTCTCTTATGTTTTTTAACCAAAATTATTTACGCTTTTTTCGCCCCCTCTTTGGCTGTCTATCGATCGATTCGCCCCTTCCTCCAACACGCGTTTgctattgaattttaaaaattgctgCCGGtagcgcgcaaaaattccaat
This portion of the Drosophila takahashii strain IR98-3 E-12201 chromosome 3R, DtakHiC1v2, whole genome shotgun sequence genome encodes:
- the LOC108061096 gene encoding progestin and adipoQ receptor family member 3 isoform X1 — encoded protein: MSPRPREVLEETELSVESSTCYLRKSGKDSADNCWIDGQLVTDSSDASHQFPSDEEPNILGHGPNYDEKLSKFKWLCNFDDAPSHLKFNPYIRRGYRTFLSNKLCLQSIFWWTNETINIWSHLAGCILFIGLTIFDLQFLRLHASLSDQILVVCLLVCFCLCMLMSAIYHIFSCKSEEHYELFLSVDFLGISLSLVAIYISGMYYAFWCHTFLRTLYSTIALGMFALAIAVQIPRLNVSMNAKVSVLLLWSAYGIIPLGHWAVAMGGLENELVRLMVPRIVVMYLLCLVAFVFYAAKIPERWFTGKVDFVGHSHNWWHLIIVAAFYHWHNTGLVYAEYRLNNGCSAPVLA
- the LOC108061096 gene encoding progestin and adipoQ receptor family member 3 isoform X2; protein product: METTIVTTTTTELKCIIRGNKKKDIDGQLVTDSSDASHQFPSDEEPNILGHGPNYDEKLSKFKWLCNFDDAPSHLKFNPYIRRGYRTFLSNKLCLQSIFWWTNETINIWSHLAGCILFIGLTIFDLQFLRLHASLSDQILVVCLLVCFCLCMLMSAIYHIFSCKSEEHYELFLSVDFLGISLSLVAIYISGMYYAFWCHTFLRTLYSTIALGMFALAIAVQIPRLNVSMNAKVSVLLLWSAYGIIPLGHWAVAMGGLENELVRLMVPRIVVMYLLCLVAFVFYAAKIPERWFTGKVDFVGHSHNWWHLIIVAAFYHWHNTGLVYAEYRLNNGCSAPVLA